Proteins encoded within one genomic window of Misgurnus anguillicaudatus chromosome 18, ASM2758022v2, whole genome shotgun sequence:
- the flrt2 gene encoding leucine-rich repeat transmembrane protein FLRT2: protein MEFQAGFWNNDWTSFLRFWLTVLLSLHVQFSPISSCPEECRCDKTFVYCNERSLTSVPLGVQEGYKTLFLHNNQINNAGFPLELHNVGSVVTVYLYGNQLDEFPLNLPKNVQVLHLQENNIQTISRAALAQLAMLDELHLDDNSISTVGVEEGAFREAVSLKLLFLTKNHLSSIPVGLPADLKELRLDENRIAYIDEDAFQNATTLQRLLLDGNMLEDAAIAPGTFQGLLNLKELSLARNSLTTPPSLLPGASLTKLNLQENQIDNIDVKAFSGLNKLERLDISSNRLQILPPGVFDDLRNLRHLNVRNNLWRCDCSIKWVIAWLRSLPSAINVRGFICHSPERVRGMVIRELTLDAIDCPAGTVLHPWPTHLYPSTLPPRKTKIITTSRTSHFTTISSTAFNPSSAYPTPPMPYLPPGPLPPYEDPLKMSFSVVNSTYIDVSWESYFTVTAYKVTWVKMAQTLMSDITRETTVPGYQRRLSLTNLEPQSLYRICVYVLDTLNTYRPGEDTICSEAKTKSTSAYSETEQAAQQDNTSTLLLAGVIGGAVLVVLVTLLSLFCWNMHRKSRLSSSSKWKYNHGRRKDDYCEAGTKKDNSILEMTETSFQIVSLNNEQLLKGDFRIQPIYTPNGGIGLRDCHISNNSIGYCKSSNVPSVDFCHT from the coding sequence ATGGAGTTTCAAGCTGGATTTTGGAATAACGATTGGACTTCATTTCTTCGCTTTTGGTTGACGGTGTTATTAAGCTTGCACGTGCAGTTCAGTCCCATCTCATCCTGTCCCGAAGAGTGCCGTTgtgacaaaacatttgtttactgTAATGAGAGGAGCCTGACGTCTGTGCCTCTTGGGGTACAAGAGGGATATAAGACCCTCTTCCTACACAACAATCAGATCAACAATGCCGGTTTTCCATTGGAGTTACACAATGTTGGCTCGGTAGTGACTGTTTACCTATATGGAAACCAGCTGGATGAATTTCCCCTCAACCTTCCCAAGAATGTTCAAGTGCTTCACCTGCAGGAAAACAACATTCAGACTATCTCCAGGGCAGCACTAGCTCAGTTAGCCATGTTAGATGAACTCCACCTGGATGACAACTCCATCTCAACTGTAGGGGTAGAAGAGGGGGCTTTCAGGGAGGCTGTCAGCCTCAAGCTACTTTTCCTCACTAAAAACCATCTGAGCAGCATTCCTGTTGGATTACCGGCAGATCTCAAGGAGCTGCGATTGGATGAAAATCGCATTGCTTACATCGATGAGGATGCCTTTCAAAATGCTACCACTCTACAGCGACTGTTGCTGGATGGGAATATGTTAGAGGATGCGGCGATCGCTCCTGGGACCTTCCAGGGTCTGCTAAACCTCAAAGAGCTGTCCCTAGCACGCAATTCACTCACCACTCCGCCATCATTGCTCCCTGGTGCGTCTCTGACCAAACTCAATTTGCAGGAAAATCAAATTGACAATATTGATGTGAAAGCCTTCTCCGGCCTTAATAAACTGGAGAGGTTAGATATCTCCAGCAATCGTCTTCAGATTCTTCCACCAGGTGTCTTTGACGACTTAAGAAACCTTAGGCACCTCAATGTGAGAAACAATCTCTGGCGCTGTGATTGCAGCATTAAGTGGGTCATTGCTTGGCTGAGGTCTCTGCCGTCTGCAATAAACGTCCGTGGGTTCATATGCCACAGTCCAGAGCGGGTGCGTGGCATGGTGATTCGAGAACTTACCTTAGATGCTATTGACTGCCCAGCGGGCACAGTGTTGCATCCTTGGCCAACCCATTTATATCCATCTACATTGCCACCACGCAAGACCAAAATTATCACCACCTCCAGAACTTCCCACTTCACAACCATTTCATCCACTGCTTTTAACCCCTCCTCAGCCTATCCCACACCCCCAATGCCATATTTACCTCCCGGGCCCCTACCTCCTTATGAAGACCCCTTAAAAATGTCCTTCAGTGTTGTCAACTCTACCTACATTGATGTGAGCTGGGAATCTTACTTTACTGTGACGGCCTACAAAGTGACATGGGTGAAGATGGCGCAGACTTTAATGAGTGATATCACTCGAGAAACAACGGTCCCGGGATACCAGCGGCGGCTCAGTCTGACAAATCTGGAGCCCCAGTCTTTGTATCGCATTTGTGTGTATGTCCTGGATACTCTTAACACTTACAGACCAGGCGAGGATACGATCTGTTCTGAGGCTAAAACAAAATCCACATCTGCATATTCTGAAACAGAGCAGGCTGCACAGCAAGACAACACCTCTACGCTCCTATTGGCTGGAGTGATAGGTGGGGCCGTGTTGGTGGTCTTAGTGACACTTCTGAGTTTGTTCTGCTGGAACATGCACAGAAAAAGCAGGTTATCGTCGTCGTCCAAATGGAAATATAATCACGGCAGGAGAAAAGATGACTACTGTGAGGCCGGCACTAAAAAGGATAACTCCATCCTGGAAATGACTGAAACAAGCTTTCAGATAGTGTCGTTAAATAACGAGCAGCTTTTAAAAGGGGACTTCAGAATTCAGCCCATCTACACACCTAACGGAGGAATTGGCCTCAGAGACTGTCACATTAGTAACAATAGCATTGGTTACTGTAAGAGCAGCAATGTTCCCAGTGTAGACTTCTGCCACACATGA